A stretch of Sphingorhabdus sp. YGSMI21 DNA encodes these proteins:
- a CDS encoding FixH family protein gives MTKQGHVVKKFTGYHAAAIIIAFFAVVVGVNLFMARFALSTFSGTVVDNSYVASQKYNDWLEQARNQKEHGWTVSPALREADKASITITTADGMPLLGAAMEAIAEHPVGRADPFEISFTQTATGEYRSVQPLPEGRWKLKIIISLDDQNMRVVRDIW, from the coding sequence ATGACCAAGCAAGGCCATGTGGTGAAGAAGTTCACCGGCTATCATGCCGCAGCGATAATCATTGCCTTTTTCGCGGTGGTCGTGGGTGTAAACCTGTTCATGGCGCGTTTCGCCCTGTCGACGTTCAGCGGCACGGTTGTCGACAACAGCTATGTCGCCAGCCAGAAATATAACGACTGGCTGGAACAGGCGCGCAATCAGAAGGAGCATGGCTGGACCGTGTCTCCTGCCCTGCGCGAGGCCGACAAGGCGAGCATTACGATCACGACAGCTGACGGCATGCCCCTGCTGGGAGCGGCGATGGAGGCTATCGCGGAACATCCTGTTGGTCGGGCCGATCCGTTCGAGATTAGCTTCACCCAGACCGCCACTGGCGAATATCGCAGCGTCCAGCCGCTGCCCGAGGGCCGCTGGAAGCTGAAGATCATCATCTCTCTTGATGACCAGAATATGCGCGTGGTTCGGGATATCTGGTGA
- the ccoO gene encoding cytochrome-c oxidase, cbb3-type subunit II codes for MTTLTQKHKKIERNITLLAVLALVTVMIGGIVEIAPLFWIDNTVEEVEGMRPYTPLEQAGRNIYVREGCYTCHSQMIRPFRDEVERYGHYSLAAESMYDHPFQWGSKRTGPDLARVGGRYSDEWHVQHLKDPRAVVPESIMPPYAFLAEKELAPGDMSAHLRALTRVGVPYSEEAIEKANEDLATQADPMASSTDLERRYPKVQVRDFDGNPDKLTEMDALVAYLQMIGTLVDFEAGEAQEQPR; via the coding sequence ATGACCACGCTCACGCAAAAACACAAAAAGATCGAACGCAACATCACGCTGCTCGCGGTGCTTGCCCTCGTAACGGTCATGATCGGCGGCATCGTCGAGATCGCGCCGCTGTTCTGGATCGACAACACTGTCGAGGAAGTCGAAGGCATGCGACCCTACACGCCGCTCGAACAGGCCGGCCGCAACATCTACGTCCGCGAGGGTTGCTATACCTGCCACAGCCAGATGATCCGGCCGTTCCGGGACGAAGTCGAACGCTATGGCCATTACTCGCTGGCAGCGGAATCGATGTATGATCACCCTTTCCAGTGGGGTTCCAAACGCACCGGGCCGGATCTGGCGCGGGTGGGCGGACGCTATTCGGACGAATGGCATGTCCAGCATCTGAAAGATCCGCGCGCCGTCGTGCCGGAATCGATCATGCCGCCTTATGCCTTTCTCGCCGAGAAGGAACTGGCTCCCGGTGACATGAGCGCCCATTTGCGCGCCCTGACCCGGGTCGGTGTTCCCTATAGCGAGGAGGCCATCGAAAAGGCCAACGAGGATCTGGCCACCCAGGCCGACCCGATGGCCAGCTCGACCGATCTCGAAAGACGCTATCCCAAGGTCCAGGTCCGCGACTTTGACGGCAATCCTGACAAGCTGACCGAAATGGACGCGCTCGTCGCCTATCTGCAGATGATCGGCACATTGGTCGATTTCGAGGCGGGAGAAGCACAGGAGCAGCCCCGATGA
- a CDS encoding heavy metal translocating P-type ATPase — MNAITPLGDAQSQSVVSRFAVPAIRCAGCIAKIENGLSGVPGILSSRVNFSTKQVAISHLPELDDDQLKKQIEALGFEAQILADNPLSEEKGSTDKLIRALAVAGFGMMNIMLLSVSVWSGATGVTRDLFHWLSALIAIPVIAYSGRPFFASATMALRYGRTNMDVPISIGILLATGLSLYETATGGAHAYFDGAVMLLFFLLAGRVLDGMMRDRAREGIGALLKQAAPGAMVVTDDGTTNWVATRDLRPDMRMMVAAGGNLAADGVIEKGSSSFDCSLMTGESEPQPKGEGDIVLAGTLNLSSPVVVRVTATGEDTSVADIARLMDEAGQHRSFYVRVADRAARYYAPAVHSLALLAFAYWMIVGAGWHQSLLIAVAVLIITCPCALGLAVPAAQVVASGALLRKGVMVKDGSALERLAEVDYALFDKTGTLTLGHPVPVNLDDLNLTQKQIALALSQASHHPISKAIRAALLAQDITPAMLDRVEELPGEGMSACWHGMPVMLGKPEQSEDHLASQLSVGSDKIVLQLKDEIRPEAPEALARLQAMGLPASIISGDNIRSVSLVATALDIPAQAGASPQDKVEAITGLAASGHKVLMVGDGLNDGPALAAAHVSIAPGSASDVGQQAADAVFTSESLMPVALSVKVARRTMQIVHQNFALAIGYNIIAVPLALTGMVTPLIAAIAMSLSSLIVVGNALRLNGAAK; from the coding sequence GTGAACGCGATCACGCCCCTCGGCGATGCACAATCGCAATCGGTTGTCTCGCGCTTTGCCGTACCGGCGATCCGCTGCGCCGGCTGCATCGCCAAGATCGAGAACGGCCTGAGCGGCGTGCCGGGCATCCTGTCGTCTCGCGTCAATTTCTCGACCAAGCAGGTGGCCATTTCGCATCTGCCCGAGCTGGATGACGACCAGCTGAAAAAACAAATCGAGGCGCTCGGGTTCGAAGCCCAGATTCTCGCGGACAATCCCCTCTCCGAGGAGAAGGGCAGCACCGACAAATTGATCCGCGCACTCGCCGTCGCCGGTTTCGGTATGATGAATATCATGCTGCTGTCGGTCAGTGTCTGGTCCGGCGCAACCGGCGTGACCCGCGATCTGTTCCACTGGCTCTCCGCCCTTATCGCCATTCCGGTGATCGCTTATTCTGGACGCCCGTTTTTTGCCTCCGCAACCATGGCGCTGCGCTACGGCCGGACCAATATGGATGTGCCGATTTCAATCGGCATATTGCTGGCCACCGGCCTGAGCCTATACGAGACCGCCACCGGCGGGGCCCATGCTTATTTCGACGGCGCGGTGATGCTGCTGTTTTTCCTGCTCGCCGGGCGGGTTCTGGACGGCATGATGCGCGACCGCGCGCGCGAAGGCATTGGCGCATTGCTGAAACAGGCCGCCCCGGGCGCCATGGTGGTGACGGACGATGGCACAACGAACTGGGTCGCCACCAGGGACCTGCGTCCGGATATGCGGATGATGGTGGCCGCGGGCGGCAATCTCGCGGCCGACGGTGTGATCGAAAAGGGATCGAGCAGCTTCGACTGTTCGCTGATGACCGGCGAGAGCGAACCGCAGCCGAAAGGCGAAGGCGACATCGTGCTCGCCGGAACGCTGAACCTTTCGTCGCCCGTTGTCGTGCGGGTCACGGCAACCGGAGAAGACACGAGCGTTGCGGATATCGCCCGGCTGATGGACGAAGCCGGCCAGCACCGTTCCTTCTATGTGCGTGTCGCCGACCGGGCGGCGCGCTATTATGCGCCCGCTGTCCATAGCCTGGCGCTGCTCGCCTTTGCCTACTGGATGATTGTCGGAGCGGGCTGGCACCAGTCGCTGCTGATCGCGGTCGCCGTGCTGATCATCACTTGCCCATGCGCGCTCGGCCTCGCGGTCCCGGCGGCGCAGGTCGTGGCTTCGGGGGCGTTGCTACGCAAGGGCGTGATGGTCAAGGACGGCAGCGCGCTGGAACGGCTGGCAGAGGTCGATTACGCGCTGTTTGACAAGACCGGGACGCTGACCCTCGGTCATCCGGTACCGGTCAATCTCGATGATCTGAACCTCACCCAGAAACAGATTGCGCTTGCCCTGTCCCAGGCCAGCCATCATCCGATCAGCAAGGCCATCCGCGCGGCCTTGCTGGCACAGGATATTACGCCGGCCATGCTGGATCGCGTAGAAGAACTGCCGGGCGAAGGCATGAGCGCTTGCTGGCATGGCATGCCCGTCATGCTCGGAAAACCGGAACAGTCGGAAGATCATCTGGCCAGCCAGCTGAGCGTCGGCAGCGATAAAATCGTGCTCCAGCTGAAGGACGAAATCCGGCCGGAGGCCCCGGAAGCGCTGGCAAGATTACAGGCGATGGGACTGCCCGCGTCGATCATATCCGGCGACAATATCCGTTCCGTATCGCTCGTTGCAACCGCTCTGGACATTCCGGCACAGGCCGGGGCGTCCCCCCAGGACAAGGTCGAGGCCATTACCGGGCTGGCCGCCAGCGGCCACAAGGTGCTGATGGTGGGTGATGGCCTGAACGACGGCCCTGCCCTCGCCGCAGCCCATGTCTCGATCGCGCCCGGCTCGGCCAGCGATGTCGGCCAGCAGGCCGCCGACGCCGTCTTTACCAGCGAATCGCTGATGCCGGTGGCGCTGTCGGTCAAGGTCGCGCGCCGCACGATGCAGATCGTCCACCAGAATTTTGCCCTGGCCATCGGCTATAATATCATTGCCGTGCCGCTGGCCCTGACC
- a CDS encoding cbb3-type cytochrome c oxidase subunit 3 produces the protein MNYEALRHFADSWGLLFMTLVFLTLVGWTFRPGAGRNHNEAAHMIFDEDKNDV, from the coding sequence ATGAACTATGAAGCGCTGCGCCATTTCGCTGACAGCTGGGGCCTGCTGTTCATGACACTGGTTTTCCTGACTTTGGTTGGCTGGACCTTCCGCCCCGGTGCCGGACGCAACCATAATGAAGCCGCCCATATGATTTTTGACGAGGACAAGAATGATGTCTGA
- the ccoG gene encoding cytochrome c oxidase accessory protein CcoG yields MSSPDEIFDPELKLYESRKSVFPKAVNGKFRRLKWVIMAITLAIYYVTPWIRWDRGPYAPDQAVLVDLANRRFYMFGIEIWPHEFYYVAGMLVMAGIGLFLVTSAVGRAWCGYSCPQTVWTDLFQHVERAIDGDRNAQFKLQDAPWGPKKIGKRLAKWSVWLFIAFWTGGAWIMYFADAPTLVVDFWTGQAPFVAYATVGVLTLTTFIFGGFMREQVCIYMCPWPRIQTAMMDEKSLTVTYKDWRGEPRGSVKKAEAQPGSFGDCIDCNQCVAVCPTGIDIREGPQIGCITCALCIDACDSVMEKVNRPRGLIDYATLEDAELEKAGKAHNPVLKTLFRPRTILYFSIWGAIGLAMLFAVGNRTRIDISANHDRNPVYVQLADGHVRNSYTINLRNMENRPRDMIIGMTELKGAVMWSNAGSREGAGQTLVTKVPADSVARLRLYVAAPGDGPVREDFALTVTAADDPEANDIDEVFFERPETGE; encoded by the coding sequence ATGAGCAGTCCTGACGAAATTTTCGATCCGGAGCTGAAACTCTATGAATCGCGCAAGAGCGTCTTTCCCAAGGCGGTAAACGGCAAATTCCGGCGGCTGAAATGGGTGATCATGGCGATCACTCTCGCCATCTATTATGTCACGCCGTGGATCCGCTGGGACCGCGGGCCCTATGCTCCCGATCAGGCGGTGCTGGTCGATCTGGCCAACCGGCGCTTCTACATGTTCGGCATCGAGATCTGGCCGCATGAATTTTATTATGTGGCCGGCATGCTGGTCATGGCGGGTATCGGGCTCTTCCTGGTCACCTCGGCTGTCGGCCGCGCCTGGTGCGGCTATTCCTGCCCGCAAACCGTCTGGACCGACCTGTTCCAGCATGTCGAGCGCGCCATCGACGGCGACCGCAACGCCCAGTTCAAGCTGCAGGACGCGCCCTGGGGGCCGAAGAAAATCGGCAAGCGCCTCGCAAAATGGTCGGTGTGGCTGTTCATCGCCTTCTGGACCGGCGGCGCGTGGATCATGTATTTTGCCGATGCGCCGACGCTGGTCGTGGATTTCTGGACCGGTCAGGCCCCGTTTGTCGCTTATGCAACGGTCGGCGTGCTCACGCTCACCACTTTCATCTTCGGTGGCTTCATGCGCGAGCAGGTGTGCATCTACATGTGCCCCTGGCCGCGCATCCAGACCGCGATGATGGACGAAAAATCGCTGACCGTCACCTATAAGGACTGGCGCGGCGAACCGCGCGGCAGCGTGAAAAAGGCCGAGGCCCAGCCCGGCAGCTTTGGCGACTGCATCGACTGCAACCAGTGCGTCGCGGTCTGCCCGACCGGTATCGACATTCGCGAGGGGCCGCAAATCGGCTGCATCACCTGCGCCTTGTGCATCGACGCCTGTGATTCCGTGATGGAGAAGGTCAACCGCCCGCGCGGCCTGATCGACTATGCCACGCTGGAAGACGCCGAACTGGAAAAAGCCGGCAAGGCCCATAATCCGGTGCTCAAGACCTTGTTCCGGCCGCGCACCATCCTCTATTTCTCGATCTGGGGTGCTATCGGGCTGGCGATGCTGTTCGCGGTCGGCAACCGGACGCGCATCGATATCAGCGCCAACCATGACCGCAATCCGGTCTATGTCCAGCTGGCAGACGGCCATGTCCGCAACAGCTATACGATCAATCTGCGCAATATGGAGAACCGCCCGCGCGACATGATCATCGGTATGACCGAGCTCAAGGGCGCGGTGATGTGGTCCAACGCCGGATCGCGGGAAGGCGCCGGCCAGACGCTGGTCACCAAGGTTCCGGCCGACAGCGTCGCGAGACTGCGGCTCTATGTCGCCGCTCCGGGTGACGGACCGGTGCGGGAGGATTTCGCGCTGACGGTAACCGCTGCGGACGACCCGGAAGCGAACGATATTGACGAAGTGTTTTTCGAAAGACCGGAGACAGGCGAATGA
- a CDS encoding endonuclease/exonuclease/phosphatase family protein, protein MLKVASYNIHKGIGTDRRRNPGRIIDVLNEIDADIIALQEADRRFGARAAAIPQKLLEMHSDYSAIPLDVQTDSMGWHGNAILVRNSATVIAHDIMHIPCLEPRGAIMAHFELAGRELAVFGMHLDLSGLWRRRQAAAIIKLAQEKQKDVPVVLMGDLNEWSAAGGCLKDFAKAFDMVDCGRSFHSRSPIATLDRIMHSESIRHIEAGVHDSPSARKASDHLPVWATIAVN, encoded by the coding sequence ATGTTGAAGGTCGCGAGTTACAATATCCACAAGGGCATCGGGACCGATCGCCGGCGCAATCCGGGCCGTATCATCGATGTGCTGAACGAGATCGACGCCGATATCATCGCGCTACAGGAGGCGGATCGCCGCTTTGGCGCGCGGGCCGCCGCAATTCCGCAAAAACTGCTGGAGATGCACAGCGACTATAGCGCGATCCCGCTCGACGTGCAGACCGATTCCATGGGCTGGCACGGCAATGCGATACTGGTGCGCAATTCCGCAACGGTAATCGCCCATGATATCATGCATATTCCCTGCCTCGAGCCGCGCGGCGCGATCATGGCGCATTTCGAGTTGGCCGGGCGTGAACTGGCGGTATTCGGCATGCATCTCGACCTCTCGGGTCTGTGGCGCAGGCGGCAGGCTGCTGCCATCATTAAGCTGGCGCAGGAAAAGCAGAAAGACGTGCCGGTGGTGCTGATGGGCGACCTGAACGAATGGAGCGCAGCCGGCGGCTGCCTGAAGGATTTCGCCAAGGCATTTGACATGGTCGATTGCGGACGCAGCTTCCATTCGCGCAGCCCGATCGCCACCCTGGACCGGATCATGCATTCCGAAAGTATCCGGCATATCGAAGCCGGGGTCCACGACAGCCCGTCGGCGCGCAAGGCGTCCGACCATCTGCCGGTATGGGCGACCATCGCGGTGAACTGA
- a CDS encoding DsrE family protein → MQKNRLLIMLPLLALTQPAAAQMENFKTGPVFETFGPSAPVEQSEPLAQDAQFAIAFDVSAAAEPGKINRTIESAARFINMHVAAGVPQENIRLAIVVHGGASIDLTSQAFFAARKDGAENASAAAIAALQDHGVIFYLCGQSAAAHGITNADLLPGVKMSLSAMTAHALLQQQGFTINPF, encoded by the coding sequence ATGCAAAAAAACCGCCTTCTGATCATGCTGCCCTTATTGGCGCTGACCCAGCCCGCTGCCGCGCAGATGGAGAATTTCAAGACCGGACCGGTTTTCGAAACGTTCGGGCCGTCGGCACCGGTCGAGCAAAGCGAGCCCCTGGCGCAAGATGCGCAATTCGCCATCGCCTTTGACGTCTCGGCCGCAGCCGAGCCGGGCAAGATCAACCGCACGATCGAAAGCGCGGCCCGCTTCATCAACATGCACGTCGCCGCCGGCGTGCCGCAAGAGAATATCCGTCTCGCCATCGTCGTCCACGGCGGTGCATCGATCGACCTGACCAGTCAGGCGTTTTTCGCAGCCCGCAAGGACGGCGCGGAGAATGCCAGCGCCGCCGCGATTGCCGCATTGCAGGATCATGGCGTGATATTCTATCTCTGCGGCCAGAGCGCGGCGGCCCATGGCATCACCAATGCCGACCTGCTGCCGGGCGTAAAAATGTCCCTTTCCGCGATGACCGCCCACGCCCTGCTGCAACAGCAGGGCTTCACCATCAATCCCTTCTGA
- a CDS encoding gamma-glutamyltransferase family protein — MRNLLLSTIALAAFTLSPAVAQEIAAPEKPVLDIGAGGRPVGEAWSRSPVHAQHGMAATAHPLASQIAIDILKKGGSAVDAAIAANAALGLMEPTGNGIGGDLFAIIWDPKTQKLYGLNGSGKSPMGTSYKQFIKQLKGSKTIPPFGPMPITVPGTVDAWFEMHGKFGKLSMADILAPTISYANEGHPVAPVIGRYLEMNLERFEQGLDMIGDFDNARNTYFQNGAPKAGEIFKNPDLGNTLSKIANGGRDAFYKGDIAKTIDSYFKRVGGNLRYEDFAAHSSLWVEPGCVDYRKGYELCELPPNSQGFAALQMANILKNVDLVQWPRGSAEVLHYITEAKRLAFEDVARFYADPEASPAPLEWLLSDEYGKERFALIDPAKATPAFGPGEPKLEGEGDTTYLTVADKDGMMVSLIQSNYRGMGSGLVADGLGFMFQDRGELYSLDADHPNAYAPGKRPFQTIIPAFMKKDGKPYMSFGLMGGGMQPQGHVQVMINLVDYEMNLQEAGDAARLNHDGGRQPTDDLAGTGADLLGILHVEPGISAETVERLKAMGHVVKIIDNGIMFGGYQAITRDAESGVYTGATEMRKDGQAIGY; from the coding sequence ATGCGCAACCTGCTTCTTTCCACTATTGCCCTCGCCGCTTTCACACTCAGCCCTGCCGTCGCGCAGGAAATAGCGGCTCCGGAAAAGCCTGTGCTTGATATCGGTGCTGGCGGACGTCCGGTTGGCGAGGCATGGTCGCGCAGTCCGGTTCACGCCCAGCATGGCATGGCGGCGACGGCCCATCCGCTGGCCAGCCAGATCGCTATCGACATTCTCAAAAAAGGCGGGTCTGCGGTCGATGCGGCGATTGCCGCCAACGCGGCTTTGGGCCTGATGGAGCCGACCGGCAACGGCATCGGCGGCGACCTGTTCGCCATCATCTGGGACCCGAAGACGCAGAAATTATATGGCCTGAACGGATCGGGCAAAAGCCCGATGGGCACCAGCTACAAGCAGTTCATCAAGCAGCTCAAGGGCAGCAAGACCATCCCGCCCTTCGGCCCGATGCCGATCACGGTGCCCGGAACGGTCGACGCCTGGTTCGAAATGCACGGAAAATTCGGCAAGCTGAGCATGGCCGACATTCTCGCGCCGACCATTTCCTACGCCAACGAAGGCCATCCGGTCGCGCCGGTAATCGGCCGTTATCTCGAAATGAATCTCGAGCGGTTTGAACAGGGTCTGGATATGATCGGTGATTTCGACAATGCGCGGAACACCTATTTCCAAAATGGCGCACCGAAAGCGGGCGAGATTTTCAAAAATCCTGATCTTGGGAATACACTTAGCAAAATCGCCAACGGTGGCCGTGATGCTTTCTACAAGGGCGACATTGCCAAGACGATCGATAGCTATTTCAAGCGGGTCGGCGGAAATTTGCGCTACGAGGATTTCGCCGCGCACAGCAGCCTTTGGGTAGAGCCGGGATGTGTAGACTATCGCAAAGGCTATGAACTGTGTGAACTGCCGCCAAATTCACAGGGCTTCGCGGCGCTGCAAATGGCGAATATCCTGAAAAATGTCGATCTCGTCCAATGGCCGCGCGGCAGCGCCGAGGTGCTGCATTATATCACCGAGGCCAAACGCCTGGCGTTCGAGGATGTCGCGCGCTTTTACGCCGATCCGGAGGCCTCCCCTGCCCCGCTGGAATGGCTGCTGTCGGATGAATATGGCAAGGAGCGTTTTGCGCTGATCGACCCGGCAAAAGCCACGCCGGCATTCGGGCCGGGCGAGCCCAAGCTGGAAGGCGAAGGCGACACGACCTATCTTACCGTTGCCGACAAGGACGGCATGATGGTCTCGCTGATCCAGTCCAATTATCGCGGCATGGGCAGCGGGCTTGTCGCCGACGGCCTCGGCTTCATGTTTCAGGATCGCGGCGAGCTCTATTCGCTCGATGCCGATCATCCCAACGCCTATGCGCCCGGCAAGCGCCCGTTCCAGACGATCATTCCGGCCTTCATGAAGAAGGACGGCAAACCGTATATGTCCTTTGGCCTGATGGGCGGCGGCATGCAGCCGCAGGGCCATGTCCAGGTGATGATCAATCTGGTCGATTATGAGATGAATCTGCAGGAAGCCGGCGACGCCGCACGCCTCAACCATGACGGCGGACGTCAGCCGACCGACGATCTGGCGGGAACCGGCGCCGATCTTCTGGGTATACTCCATGTCGAGCCGGGCATTTCGGCAGAAACCGTCGAGCGGCTCAAAGCCATGGGCCATGTCGTCAAAATCATCGACAACGGCATCATGTTTGGCGGCTATCAGGCGATCACCCGTGACGCGGAGAGCGGCGTCTACACCGGCGCGACCGAGATGCGGAAAGACGGCCAGGCGATTGGCTACTGA
- the ccoP gene encoding cytochrome-c oxidase, cbb3-type subunit III, translated as MSEKKRVDQPTGTETVGHEWDGIEELDTPMPRWWLWTLYATIIWAIGYVILYPAIPMLNSASEGLLGWTSRGEYAQAVSARETELEPIRQALVSTDIRKLHGSPELMQQAVEGGRSAFKVHCVQCHGSGAAGSKGYPNLNDDDWLWGGDLEAIEYTLIHGIRNPDHDQTRFSQMPAFGRDGILQPGEIQDLVSHVRVLAGREKQSAAATRGAVLFEANCAICHGPDGTGDRTQGAPNLTDAISLYGLDRASLTDTITNSRYGVMPRWGQRLDSATIRMLAAYVHSLGGGEKLPALEKTAATPVESDGDEQS; from the coding sequence ATGTCTGAGAAGAAACGCGTTGATCAGCCAACCGGCACTGAAACCGTCGGCCACGAATGGGACGGTATCGAGGAACTCGACACGCCGATGCCGCGCTGGTGGCTCTGGACCCTGTACGCCACCATCATCTGGGCGATCGGCTATGTCATCCTCTATCCCGCCATACCGATGCTCAATTCGGCCAGCGAAGGCCTGCTCGGCTGGACCAGTCGCGGCGAATATGCGCAGGCGGTGTCGGCCCGCGAAACGGAACTGGAGCCGATCCGGCAGGCGCTGGTATCGACCGATATCCGCAAGTTGCACGGTAGTCCGGAACTGATGCAACAGGCCGTCGAAGGCGGTCGATCTGCCTTCAAGGTCCACTGCGTGCAATGCCACGGCTCCGGTGCTGCGGGATCGAAGGGCTATCCCAATCTCAACGATGACGACTGGCTGTGGGGCGGCGATCTGGAAGCCATAGAATATACGCTGATCCACGGCATCCGTAACCCGGACCACGACCAGACGCGCTTCTCGCAAATGCCGGCCTTCGGACGTGACGGCATATTGCAGCCGGGCGAAATCCAGGATCTGGTTTCCCATGTCCGCGTCCTCGCGGGCCGGGAGAAGCAGAGCGCTGCGGCCACCCGCGGAGCGGTGCTGTTCGAAGCCAATTGCGCGATCTGCCACGGGCCCGATGGTACCGGCGACCGGACTCAGGGCGCGCCCAATCTGACCGATGCCATCAGCCTTTATGGCCTCGACCGGGCCTCGCTGACCGACACGATCACCAACAGCCGTTACGGCGTGATGCCGCGCTGGGGACAGCGACTGGACAGCGCGACCATCCGGATGCTGGCGGCCTATGTCCACTCGCTTGGCGGCGGTGAAAAGCTGCCGGCGCTGGAAAAAACGGCTGCAACGCCGGTTGAAAGCGATGGCGATGAGCAGTCCTGA
- the ccoN gene encoding cytochrome-c oxidase, cbb3-type subunit I — MDNLLVKTGGWLLLVFLAFVAMVLAADGGFAVHMGIIMTACLIALWVTISKADYAAIGRGILRAPADPGKYDDDPVRWGVIATLFWGMAGFAVGLYIALQLAFPVLNLGLEYTTFGRLRPLHTSAVIFAFGGNALIATSFYVVQRTCRARLAFPRLARFVFWGYQLFIVLAATGYLMGVTQSKEYAEPEWYVDLWLTIVWVSYAVVYIGTIVKRSEPHIYVANWFFLSFILTVAMLHVVNGLTMPVSLLGAKSYSAFSGVQDALTQWWYGHNAVGFFLTAGFLGMMYYFVPKQAERPVYSYRLSIIHFWSLIFLYIWAGPHHLHYTALPDWAQTLGMVFSIVLWMPSWGGMINGLMTLNGAWDKIRTDPIIRMMVLALAFYGMSTFEGPMMSIKAVNSLSHYTDWTIGHVHSGALGWNGMITFAALYYMVPRLWGHPRLYSLRMVNWHFWLATIGIVLYAASMWVAGIMQGLMWREYGDDGYLVYAFSEVVSAMFPMYMIRATGGLLYLAGAVVMVYNVWMTLAGRVRDEKPMTETPYDEAADKPLVAAPAE, encoded by the coding sequence ATGGACAATTTACTGGTGAAGACCGGCGGCTGGTTGCTGCTCGTATTTTTGGCATTTGTGGCGATGGTACTCGCCGCGGATGGAGGATTTGCCGTGCATATGGGCATCATCATGACCGCCTGCCTGATCGCGCTTTGGGTGACGATCAGCAAGGCAGACTATGCGGCTATCGGGCGCGGGATATTGCGAGCCCCCGCCGATCCGGGAAAATATGACGACGATCCCGTCCGCTGGGGCGTTATCGCGACTCTGTTCTGGGGCATGGCCGGTTTCGCGGTCGGTCTGTACATCGCGCTGCAACTGGCTTTTCCCGTACTCAATCTGGGGCTGGAATATACCACTTTCGGACGTTTGCGTCCGCTCCACACTTCTGCCGTTATTTTTGCTTTCGGAGGCAATGCGCTGATTGCGACGAGCTTTTACGTCGTCCAGCGCACCTGCAGGGCGAGGCTGGCCTTCCCCCGCCTCGCCCGTTTCGTTTTCTGGGGCTACCAGCTGTTCATCGTGCTGGCCGCCACCGGCTATCTGATGGGTGTTACCCAGTCGAAAGAATATGCCGAGCCGGAATGGTATGTCGATCTCTGGCTGACCATCGTCTGGGTCAGCTACGCGGTTGTCTATATCGGCACCATCGTCAAACGGTCCGAGCCGCATATCTACGTCGCCAACTGGTTTTTCCTCAGCTTCATCCTGACCGTTGCCATGCTGCACGTGGTCAATGGCCTGACCATGCCGGTCAGCCTGCTCGGCGCGAAAAGCTATAGCGCTTTCTCCGGTGTCCAGGATGCGCTCACCCAATGGTGGTACGGCCATAATGCGGTCGGATTTTTCCTGACTGCCGGTTTCCTCGGCATGATGTATTATTTTGTGCCGAAACAGGCGGAACGGCCGGTCTACAGCTACCGCTTGTCGATCATCCACTTCTGGTCGCTGATCTTCCTCTATATCTGGGCCGGTCCGCACCATCTCCATTATACCGCTCTGCCCGACTGGGCGCAGACGCTGGGCATGGTCTTCTCGATCGTTCTGTGGATGCCGAGCTGGGGTGGCATGATCAACGGCCTGATGACGCTGAACGGCGCCTGGGACAAGATCCGCACCGATCCGATCATCCGGATGATGGTCCTCGCCCTCGCCTTTTACGGCATGAGCACCTTCGAGGGCCCGATGATGTCGATCAAGGCCGTCAACAGCCTGTCGCACTATACCGACTGGACGATTGGCCATGTGCACAGCGGTGCGCTCGGCTGGAACGGCATGATCACCTTTGCCGCGCTTTATTACATGGTGCCGCGCCTCTGGGGCCATCCGCGCCTCTACAGCCTGCGCATGGTGAACTGGCATTTCTGGCTCGCGACCATCGGTATCGTTCTCTACGCCGCCTCGATGTGGGTTGCCGGCATCATGCAGGGCCTGATGTGGCGCGAATATGGTGACGACGGCTATCTCGTCTACGCCTTCAGCGAAGTCGTTTCGGCGATGTTCCCGATGTATATGATCCGCGCAACCGGCGGCCTGCTCTATCTCGCTGGCGCGGTGGTGATGGTCTACAATGTCTGGATGACGCTTGCTGGCCGGGTCCGGGATGAAAAGCCGATGACCGAAACGCCCTATGACGAAGCCGCCGACAAGCCGCTGGTCGCGGCACCGGCAGAGTGA